From a region of the Fischerella sp. JS2 genome:
- the aroC gene encoding chorismate synthase translates to MGNTFGHLFRITTFGESHGGGVGVVIDGCPPQLEISTEEIQIELDRRRPGQSKITTPRKEEDKCEILSGVFEGKTLGTPIAILVRNKDTRSQDYDEMALKYRPSHADATYDAKYGIRNWQGGGRSSARETIGRVAAGAIAKKILRQVANVEIIGYVKRIKDLEAVIDPDAVTLEQVESNIVRCPDAECCDRMIELIEQVRREGNSIGGMVECVARNIPKGLGDPVFDKLEADLAKGVMSLPASKGFEIGSGFAGTLLTGFEHNDEFYIDQAGTIRTRTNRSGGIQGGISNGENIIIRVAFKPTATIRKEQKTVTNEGEETLLAGKGRHDPCVLPRAVPMVEAMVALVLCDHLLRHTGQCRVM, encoded by the coding sequence ATGGGCAACACATTCGGACATCTATTTCGCATCACTACATTCGGTGAGTCCCACGGCGGTGGTGTGGGAGTTGTTATTGATGGTTGTCCTCCTCAACTAGAAATTTCCACTGAGGAAATTCAAATAGAACTTGATCGCAGACGTCCAGGACAAAGTAAGATTACTACGCCTCGCAAAGAAGAAGATAAATGCGAAATTCTCTCTGGAGTATTTGAAGGTAAAACTCTGGGAACACCGATCGCTATTTTAGTGCGTAACAAAGACACTCGTTCCCAAGATTACGATGAAATGGCACTCAAGTATCGTCCCTCCCATGCAGATGCAACTTACGATGCTAAATATGGAATTCGTAATTGGCAAGGTGGCGGCAGATCATCAGCGCGGGAGACAATAGGTAGAGTTGCAGCAGGGGCGATCGCGAAAAAAATTCTCCGTCAAGTCGCCAATGTCGAAATCATCGGTTATGTTAAGCGCATCAAAGATTTAGAAGCCGTCATCGATCCTGACGCCGTTACTTTAGAACAAGTGGAAAGTAACATCGTTCGCTGTCCCGATGCTGAATGTTGCGATCGCATGATTGAATTAATTGAACAAGTCCGGCGGGAAGGGAATTCTATCGGTGGTATGGTGGAATGTGTAGCGCGGAATATACCCAAAGGTTTGGGCGATCCTGTTTTCGATAAGTTAGAAGCAGATTTAGCTAAAGGGGTTATGTCTCTACCTGCTAGCAAAGGATTTGAAATTGGTTCTGGTTTTGCTGGAACTCTTCTGACAGGATTTGAACATAACGATGAATTTTATATTGATCAAGCAGGTACAATTCGCACTCGTACCAACCGTTCCGGTGGTATTCAAGGCGGAATTTCCAACGGTGAAAATATCATTATCCGTGTAGCATTTAAACCAACTGCAACGATTAGAAAAGAACAAAAGACAGTAACTAATGAGGGTGAAGAAACACTTTTAGCAGGGAAAGGACGTCATGATCCTTGTGTTTTACCACGTGCAGTTCCGATGGTTGAGGCAATGGTAGCACTGGTTTTATGTGACCATCTGTTACGACATACTGGTCAATGTCGAGTTATGTGA
- a CDS encoding D-glycerate dehydrogenase gives MAQAKVFITRRLPTQLHRLEEVANVEVWPQRQPPPDKVLLEKVQEVDGLLCLLTDQIDQQLIEVGKSLKVISQMAVGFDNIDISTATARRIPVGNTPGVLTDATADLTWALLMVAARRVLEANRFVRSHLWQTWEPDLLLGPDIAGATLGIVGFGRIGQAVARRAKGFDMQIIYTSRHRCDPELEQNLGVEFADFASLLQASDFVTIHTPLSLETDHLFGEAQFALMKQSAILINTARGAIVDPNALYQALRTGEIAGAAIDVTEPEPIPTDSPLLSLDNLIITPHIGSASFQTREKMANMAIDNLIAGLKGERLPNCVNPEVYNVVGDR, from the coding sequence ATGGCTCAAGCTAAAGTTTTTATTACTCGTCGTTTACCTACACAGCTACACCGATTAGAAGAAGTTGCAAATGTAGAAGTTTGGCCCCAACGTCAGCCACCTCCCGATAAAGTTTTATTGGAGAAGGTGCAAGAGGTAGACGGATTGTTGTGTTTGCTGACTGACCAAATTGATCAACAGTTGATAGAAGTGGGTAAGTCTTTAAAAGTAATCAGTCAAATGGCTGTGGGATTCGACAATATTGATATTTCAACTGCGACGGCACGGCGTATTCCTGTTGGTAACACTCCTGGAGTGTTGACAGATGCAACTGCTGACTTAACTTGGGCTTTGTTGATGGTAGCTGCACGGCGGGTACTGGAGGCAAATCGGTTTGTGCGATCGCATTTGTGGCAAACATGGGAACCAGATTTATTACTAGGACCAGATATTGCGGGTGCAACGTTGGGGATTGTTGGTTTTGGGCGGATTGGTCAAGCAGTAGCCCGTCGTGCTAAAGGTTTTGATATGCAAATTATTTATACTAGTAGGCACAGATGTGATCCTGAATTAGAGCAAAATCTAGGTGTGGAGTTTGCTGATTTTGCTAGTTTGCTACAGGCATCAGATTTTGTCACAATTCATACACCTTTATCTCTAGAAACTGATCATTTATTTGGAGAAGCCCAATTTGCACTTATGAAGCAGTCTGCGATTCTCATCAATACAGCGCGAGGAGCAATTGTAGATCCTAATGCTTTGTACCAAGCCTTACGTACTGGTGAAATTGCGGGTGCTGCTATAGATGTGACAGAACCAGAACCAATCCCAACTGATAGCCCATTATTAAGTCTTGATAATTTAATTATTACGCCTCACATTGGTAGTGCCAGTTTCCAAACGCGAGAAAAAATGGCAAATATGGCTATTGATAATTTGATAGCTGGCTTAAAAGGAGAAAGATTGCCTAATTGTGTGAATCCAGAAGTTTATAATGTGGTTGGTGATCGGTAA
- the glgA gene encoding glycogen synthase GlgA, which yields MYIVQIASECAPVIKAGGLGDVVYGLSRELEGRGHCVEIILPKYDYMRYDHIWGLHDAYINLWVPWYDAAIHCSVYCGWVHGRMCFFIEPHCEDNFFNRGCYYGCDDDNIRFAFFCKAALEFLLKSNKRPDIIHCHDWQTGLVPVMLYEIYKYHGMEYQRVCYTIHNFKHQGIGGIDILRGTGLNRESYYFQYDHLRDNFNPFALNLMKGGIVYSNAVTTVSPYHAWEARHTDIGCGLGHTLHLHQDKFSGVLNGIDYDFWNPEIDRYIPYNYTQADFEQKAYNKKALRERLMLSHSDKPIIAYIGRLDNQKGVHLVHHGIYHALNKGAQFVLLGSATEPGINTHFQHEKFFLNDNPDVHLELGFNEELSHLIYAGADMIIVPSNYEPCGLTQMIGLKYGTVPIVRGVGGLVNTVFDRDYDQNVPPEERNGYVFYDTDYYALESAMDRAIALWYEKPEEFRQLVLQGMDYDYSWNHPGAKYVEIYDWIRHKW from the coding sequence ATGTATATTGTGCAAATCGCCTCAGAATGCGCTCCTGTAATTAAAGCAGGCGGATTAGGCGATGTAGTTTACGGATTGAGCCGGGAATTAGAAGGTCGTGGGCATTGTGTAGAAATCATATTGCCCAAGTACGATTATATGCGTTATGACCATATTTGGGGACTTCACGATGCTTATATCAATTTGTGGGTACCCTGGTATGACGCTGCAATTCATTGTTCCGTATACTGTGGTTGGGTACATGGACGGATGTGTTTCTTTATTGAACCCCACTGTGAGGATAATTTCTTTAATCGGGGTTGCTATTACGGCTGTGATGACGACAACATTCGCTTTGCGTTCTTTTGCAAAGCTGCTTTAGAATTTCTGCTCAAAAGTAACAAACGACCTGATATCATCCATTGCCATGACTGGCAGACAGGCTTAGTTCCAGTCATGCTTTATGAAATTTACAAATATCATGGCATGGAGTATCAGCGAGTTTGCTACACCATTCATAACTTTAAGCACCAAGGGATAGGTGGTATTGATATTCTCCGGGGAACAGGTTTGAACCGAGAGTCTTACTACTTTCAGTATGATCACTTACGTGACAACTTTAATCCCTTTGCTTTGAACTTAATGAAGGGAGGTATTGTTTACTCCAACGCTGTCACCACAGTTTCACCTTACCACGCTTGGGAAGCCCGCCATACAGATATTGGTTGTGGTTTAGGTCATACCTTGCATCTGCACCAAGACAAATTTAGTGGGGTGCTGAACGGTATTGATTATGATTTTTGGAATCCCGAAATTGATCGCTATATCCCCTATAACTACACCCAAGCTGATTTTGAACAAAAAGCATATAACAAAAAAGCTTTGCGAGAGCGATTAATGCTCAGCCATAGTGATAAACCAATTATTGCTTACATCGGTCGATTGGATAATCAAAAAGGTGTGCATCTTGTTCATCATGGGATTTATCATGCACTCAACAAAGGAGCGCAATTTGTTTTACTAGGTTCCGCTACAGAACCTGGAATTAACACTCATTTCCAGCACGAAAAATTCTTTTTAAACGACAATCCCGATGTCCATTTAGAACTAGGCTTTAACGAAGAATTATCTCACCTAATTTATGCTGGGGCAGATATGATTATTGTCCCCAGCAATTACGAACCCTGTGGTTTAACTCAGATGATCGGCTTAAAGTATGGAACCGTACCTATTGTTCGTGGTGTCGGTGGACTTGTGAATACGGTATTTGACCGGGATTACGACCAAAATGTACCTCCAGAAGAACGTAATGGCTACGTATTCTATGACACCGATTATTATGCTTTAGAGTCCGCAATGGATCGAGCGATCGCACTATGGTATGAAAAGCCCGAAGAGTTTCGCCAACTAGTCCTTCAGGGTATGGACTATGACTACTCATGGAACCATCCAGGAGCAAAATATGTAGAGATTTACGACTGGATCAGACATAAGTGGTAA
- a CDS encoding DUF2382 domain-containing protein, whose translation MALYKLTDFDANYRDTFGGNDIKGMSVYAEGTNEKIGTVHDVLVDEEGHFRYLVVDMGFWIFGKKVLLPVGRSRIDHTSDRVYVIGMTREQADNLPEYDERQTVDYDYEERVRGVYRTPSVPVDASAPLEASAPLTSQTGVDVPQSVSTTGYTGATPVYDRDTYTYDREPSLYGMNEQNHQTLRLYEERLIANKRRQKVGEVTVGKHVETETARVAVPVEKERVVVERVTPNDAGRPVAPGEANFREGEVARMDIYEETPEIRKEAVVREEVRVRKEVDHDTVETQDTVRREELDVNTSNLPIEERQ comes from the coding sequence ATGGCTCTTTATAAATTAACAGATTTTGATGCTAATTATCGGGATACATTTGGTGGAAATGACATCAAAGGAATGAGTGTCTATGCAGAAGGAACTAATGAAAAGATCGGTACAGTTCATGATGTTTTAGTCGATGAAGAAGGTCATTTCCGCTATTTAGTAGTGGATATGGGATTTTGGATTTTTGGTAAAAAAGTATTATTGCCAGTGGGACGTTCTCGTATAGATCATACTAGCGATCGCGTCTATGTTATTGGCATGACCAGAGAGCAAGCAGATAACTTACCTGAATACGACGAACGTCAAACTGTTGATTATGACTATGAAGAACGGGTACGGGGTGTATATCGTACTCCCTCAGTTCCTGTAGATGCATCCGCACCACTAGAAGCATCTGCTCCTCTAACTTCACAAACAGGTGTAGATGTGCCTCAGTCAGTTTCTACTACTGGTTATACTGGTGCTACTCCCGTATATGACCGTGATACCTACACTTATGATCGCGAACCATCTTTGTATGGGATGAATGAGCAAAATCATCAAACCCTCAGACTATACGAAGAGCGCTTGATTGCTAATAAACGACGCCAGAAAGTTGGAGAAGTAACAGTTGGTAAGCATGTTGAAACTGAAACTGCACGAGTTGCGGTTCCTGTAGAAAAAGAACGAGTAGTTGTAGAAAGAGTTACTCCCAACGACGCAGGTAGACCAGTTGCTCCTGGTGAAGCGAACTTCCGTGAAGGTGAAGTTGCTCGTATGGATATCTACGAAGAAACTCCTGAGATTCGTAAAGAAGCTGTAGTGCGTGAAGAAGTCAGAGTCAGAAAAGAAGTAGATCACGATACTGTGGAAACTCAAGACACAGTTCGTCGGGAAGAATTGGATGTAAATACTTCTAATCTGCCAATCGAAGAACGTCAATAA
- a CDS encoding DUF2382 domain-containing protein: protein MKKQLVNSNKVHVNDLLDKLRRKIRNFAVVDRQNLLIGRVKDLIIDYHHQVNLIITRFIELPNQASSGIHSYLLLPSKLISKIDLGTKSVILDIDKSLIKHMPEYSQSPMTNNNLETSKIESKIHSTQDLNLEQDGVEQKTEEEIIRLLSERLVVNRNKRKVGDVVVRKEIETRMVQVPVRYEKLIVEQASPENKLLAEIDLNQGDISGIELNQVEKHDVDRYDSNLTVTGDFNSPKIASLLLNAIALERNHGCQRVRVTIMVENEEYQKKYQEWFERTSIK, encoded by the coding sequence ATGAAAAAGCAATTAGTTAATAGTAACAAAGTCCATGTCAATGATTTACTTGATAAATTAAGAAGAAAGATTAGGAATTTTGCAGTTGTTGATAGACAAAATTTACTAATTGGTCGGGTAAAGGACTTAATTATAGATTATCATCACCAAGTTAATCTCATCATTACTCGTTTTATAGAGTTGCCAAATCAAGCATCTTCAGGAATTCATAGTTATTTATTATTACCTAGTAAACTAATTAGTAAAATTGATTTAGGTACTAAATCCGTTATATTAGACATAGACAAATCGCTAATTAAGCATATGCCTGAATATTCACAATCACCGATGACTAATAATAATTTAGAAACTTCCAAGATAGAGTCGAAAATTCATAGCACTCAAGACCTCAATTTAGAACAAGATGGTGTAGAGCAAAAAACAGAAGAAGAAATTATCCGGTTGTTAAGTGAACGATTAGTTGTTAATAGAAATAAACGAAAAGTTGGAGATGTTGTTGTTCGCAAAGAAATAGAAACTCGAATGGTGCAAGTTCCCGTTCGGTATGAAAAATTGATTGTTGAACAAGCAAGTCCAGAAAACAAATTACTTGCAGAAATTGACCTAAATCAAGGAGATATTTCTGGGATCGAACTGAATCAAGTAGAAAAACATGATGTTGATAGATATGATAGTAATTTGACTGTAACTGGTGACTTTAATTCACCTAAAATTGCTAGCCTACTTTTAAATGCGATCGCGTTAGAGCGAAATCACGGATGTCAAAGGGTGCGAGTCACTATTATGGTCGAAAACGAAGAATATCAGAAAAAATATCAGGAGTGGTTTGAACGCACATCAATTAAGTAA
- a CDS encoding sensor histidine kinase produces the protein MAQEYCSEISLPLLLSGSDRDLDLESTLQELQLYNFQVETSCTGTEVARVFEKNPLLPGVILVEQGKYAGMISQRRLLEFLIRPYAQELFFHQPLCVIYSYARTSILILPESTPILAAMQLALRRSPELLSEPVVVQTVDDTYRLLDIQQLNIASWQIRGIETQVRYERSQAQMIQNDKMASLGRLVDGIAHEILDPVSFIWGNLTYVCNYSQDLLKLIAAYESNLPSPNEEIDSLKEEIEFDFLEQDILQALTSIRTGAERLKKLVISLQNFCHIDEVYPKPADLHACIDNILLIINSQIRGEIEIVKNYGSLPPVYCFIGQLHQVFMNLLSQSVDLLLDEAVRHQLNPIKKAEKPQIEITTEVISQEPTTPGAPDSRWVAISIRDNGPGMSQELKQQILESLSVNKRADKETSLAVSYRIITARHGGKFNLFSEVGVGTKFTILLPLL, from the coding sequence GTGGCACAAGAATATTGCTCAGAAATATCACTACCATTACTTTTGAGTGGTAGCGATCGCGATCTTGATTTAGAATCTACTCTTCAAGAGTTACAGCTGTACAACTTCCAAGTTGAAACTAGCTGTACTGGTACAGAGGTAGCTAGAGTATTTGAGAAAAACCCACTGCTACCAGGAGTAATCCTAGTAGAACAAGGAAAATATGCTGGAATGATTTCGCAGCGACGACTGCTGGAATTTTTAATTCGACCTTACGCACAAGAGTTGTTTTTTCACCAACCCCTATGTGTAATTTACAGTTATGCTCGGACTTCTATTTTAATTCTGCCTGAGAGTACGCCGATTTTAGCAGCTATGCAACTGGCGCTGAGGCGATCGCCTGAACTTTTATCCGAACCAGTAGTTGTGCAAACTGTCGATGATACTTACAGACTGTTAGATATACAGCAATTAAATATTGCTTCTTGGCAAATTCGAGGTATTGAAACTCAAGTACGCTATGAACGCAGCCAAGCTCAAATGATTCAAAATGATAAAATGGCAAGTCTAGGACGCTTGGTAGATGGAATTGCCCATGAAATTTTAGATCCAGTCAGCTTTATATGGGGTAACTTAACTTATGTCTGCAACTACAGCCAAGATTTACTCAAACTGATCGCAGCTTATGAAAGTAATTTACCATCACCTAATGAAGAAATTGATTCTCTCAAAGAAGAAATAGAATTTGATTTTTTAGAACAAGATATATTACAAGCCCTTACTAGTATTCGTACTGGCGCAGAAAGATTAAAAAAACTAGTCATCAGCTTACAAAATTTTTGTCATATCGATGAGGTTTATCCCAAACCTGCAGATTTACATGCATGTATAGATAATATTTTGTTAATCATCAATAGCCAAATCCGGGGAGAAATAGAAATCGTTAAAAATTACGGCAGTCTACCTCCGGTGTATTGTTTTATTGGACAACTACATCAAGTATTTATGAATCTTTTAAGCCAGTCTGTAGACTTGTTACTTGATGAAGCTGTAAGACATCAGTTAAATCCTATCAAAAAAGCTGAGAAACCCCAAATTGAGATTACCACAGAAGTTATATCTCAAGAGCCTACTACACCAGGAGCGCCAGATTCACGTTGGGTTGCGATTTCTATTAGAGACAACGGCCCAGGAATGTCTCAGGAATTAAAACAGCAAATTCTAGAATCTTTGTCTGTGAACAAAAGAGCTGATAAAGAAACTAGCTTAGCAGTCAGCTATCGTATTATTACAGCTAGGCATGGTGGTAAATTTAATTTATTTTCCGAAGTTGGTGTAGGTACAAAATTCACAATTTTGTTGCCTTTATTGTAA
- a CDS encoding zinc-dependent peptidase — protein MMQTIIVFLLIGLIITGILISPIITKQRRNRLKQRPFPPLWNAIVENNLPIYTRLDPDERRRLQGHVQVFLAEKQFIGCQELQVTEEMKLTIAAVACLLLLNERGEYFPKLRSILIYPSAYFVIETVATSEYVVEERRVARLGESWSRDQVVLSWEQVQQDTRNWSDGHNVILHEFAHQLDQEEGKAQGVPILPKKSDYSIWARVMTQAYQQLCNDMQRGIKNVMDSYGATNPAEFFAVATETFFEKPQQLLKMHPALYELLQGYYQVDPGEWI, from the coding sequence ATGATGCAAACTATTATTGTTTTTCTGCTCATTGGTCTAATTATCACTGGAATTTTAATCAGTCCGATTATTACTAAACAGCGAAGAAATCGTTTGAAACAACGTCCTTTTCCTCCACTTTGGAATGCCATAGTTGAGAATAATCTTCCCATTTATACCCGTCTTGATCCCGATGAACGCAGACGGCTGCAAGGACATGTGCAAGTCTTTTTAGCAGAAAAACAATTTATTGGCTGCCAAGAATTGCAAGTAACAGAAGAAATGAAGCTAACTATTGCTGCTGTCGCATGTTTGCTGTTACTGAATGAACGCGGCGAATATTTTCCTAAACTACGTTCGATTCTAATTTATCCCAGTGCCTATTTTGTGATTGAAACTGTTGCCACTAGTGAATATGTTGTCGAAGAAAGACGTGTGGCAAGATTAGGGGAATCGTGGAGTCGCGATCAAGTAGTATTATCCTGGGAACAGGTGCAACAAGACACTCGCAACTGGAGTGATGGACATAACGTGATTCTGCATGAATTTGCTCACCAGTTAGATCAAGAGGAAGGTAAAGCGCAGGGTGTACCGATTTTGCCCAAAAAATCAGATTATTCCATCTGGGCAAGGGTAATGACACAAGCTTATCAACAACTCTGCAATGATATGCAACGAGGTATAAAAAATGTGATGGATAGTTATGGTGCGACTAATCCCGCAGAGTTTTTTGCTGTCGCGACTGAGACTTTTTTTGAGAAGCCACAGCAATTGTTGAAGATGCATCCGGCGTTGTATGAGTTATTGCAAGGTTATTATCAGGTAGATCCTGGGGAATGGATTTAG
- a CDS encoding alpha/beta hydrolase, translated as MLTSLLVNHRVDLKDCSIFYEQGGVNSSLTPILFLHGWGISTEPDHEILELLAQQHSLIAPDLPSFARSPYPQVIPDYESYAKFILSFLETLNIKQVHVVGHSLGGGIAIALSNECPDKVRSLVLVDSTGVPSASIPEIIPRRAIEMTAQISIPKLKLQLVDIPQVFSHNLLFNTGNVIQALLISLQKDIRHLLPTITAPCLLLWSEKDLTTPLTIAQEMARMIPSSKLVTVEEGWHEWGLWYPEKFTSIVLDFIHQVEQ; from the coding sequence GTGTTGACATCTTTATTAGTTAATCATCGTGTTGATTTGAAAGATTGCAGCATCTTTTATGAGCAAGGTGGAGTAAATTCAAGTTTAACTCCGATCCTATTTCTACATGGTTGGGGAATTTCTACTGAGCCTGATCACGAAATTTTGGAACTACTGGCGCAGCAGCATTCCCTAATTGCCCCTGATCTGCCTAGTTTTGCCCGTTCGCCTTACCCCCAGGTTATCCCAGACTACGAAAGCTATGCCAAATTTATACTTTCGTTTCTCGAGACTCTCAATATCAAACAAGTGCATGTAGTGGGACACTCGTTAGGTGGAGGAATTGCAATTGCTTTATCTAACGAGTGTCCAGACAAAGTAAGAAGCTTGGTTTTGGTAGATAGTACTGGAGTTCCATCTGCATCTATCCCAGAGATCATACCCCGCAGAGCGATCGAAATGACCGCTCAAATCTCTATCCCTAAGCTGAAATTACAACTGGTTGATATTCCTCAGGTTTTCTCCCATAACTTGTTGTTTAATACTGGCAATGTCATTCAAGCATTGCTAATTTCGTTACAAAAAGATATTAGACATCTGTTACCGACAATCACAGCCCCATGTCTATTATTATGGTCAGAAAAAGACCTAACCACACCCCTAACTATTGCTCAAGAAATGGCTAGAATGATTCCAAGTTCCAAACTCGTCACTGTGGAAGAAGGTTGGCACGAATGGGGACTATGGTATCCTGAAAAATTTACATCAATAGTGCTTGATTTTATTCATCAGGTTGAACAGTGA
- a CDS encoding protochlorophyllide reductase has product MEHNRKSTVIITGASSGVGLYSAKALAKRGWHVVMACRDLVKAEKAAQTVGIPQDSYTIMHIDLASLESVRQFVKDFRASGKSLEALVCNAAIYMPLLKQPLRSPEGYELSVATNHLGHFLLCNLMLEDLKNSPAADKRLVILGTVTHNPDELGGKIPPRPDLGDLKGFEQGFKEPITMIDGKKFEPVKAYKDSKVCNVLTMRELHRRYHESTGIIFSSLYPGCVAETPLFRNHYPLFQKLFPLFQKYITGGYVSQELSGERVAAVVADPEYAQSGVYWSWGNRQKKDGKSFVQRVSPQARDDAKGERMWDLSAKLVGIA; this is encoded by the coding sequence ATGGAACACAATCGGAAGTCAACAGTTATAATCACAGGTGCTTCCTCTGGGGTAGGTTTGTATTCTGCAAAAGCGCTTGCCAAAAGAGGTTGGCACGTGGTTATGGCCTGTCGGGATTTAGTGAAGGCAGAAAAAGCTGCCCAAACTGTGGGAATACCACAGGACAGCTACACAATCATGCATATCGACTTGGCCTCTTTAGAAAGTGTGCGACAGTTTGTCAAGGACTTCAGAGCAAGCGGTAAGTCTTTGGAGGCTTTGGTGTGCAACGCCGCAATTTATATGCCTTTGTTAAAGCAACCATTGCGAAGCCCAGAAGGCTATGAGTTGAGCGTTGCTACAAATCACCTTGGTCATTTCCTCTTGTGTAACCTTATGCTAGAGGATCTGAAAAATTCACCTGCAGCGGACAAACGGCTGGTGATTTTGGGGACTGTGACACACAACCCAGACGAACTAGGCGGAAAAATTCCCCCACGTCCAGACTTGGGCGATCTCAAAGGCTTTGAACAAGGATTCAAAGAGCCGATTACAATGATTGACGGTAAGAAATTTGAACCTGTGAAAGCCTACAAAGACAGCAAAGTCTGCAATGTGCTGACGATGCGGGAATTACATCGACGCTATCACGAGTCAACCGGCATTATTTTTAGTTCTCTGTATCCAGGGTGTGTTGCAGAAACACCTCTATTCCGCAACCACTATCCTCTATTTCAGAAACTTTTCCCTTTGTTCCAGAAGTACATCACTGGGGGATACGTATCTCAGGAGTTGTCCGGTGAACGGGTTGCAGCAGTCGTTGCTGATCCTGAATATGCCCAATCTGGAGTTTACTGGAGTTGGGGAAATCGTCAGAAAAAAGACGGTAAGTCGTTTGTGCAAAGAGTCTCTCCCCAAGCGCGTGATGATGCTAAAGGTGAACGCATGTGGGATTTGAGCGCCAAGTTGGTTGGAATTGCGTAA
- a CDS encoding GlsB/YeaQ/YmgE family stress response membrane protein: protein MNLLAWIVLGLLAGAIAKAIYPGYQSGGILATMLLGIVGAVIGGTLVNLLQTGTFAITTASFSLPGLFVAVIGAIIAIFLYYQFTRRAY, encoded by the coding sequence ATGAATCTTCTTGCTTGGATTGTATTAGGTTTATTGGCTGGCGCGATCGCGAAAGCAATTTATCCTGGTTATCAAAGTGGTGGCATTCTGGCAACAATGCTGTTAGGAATTGTGGGTGCAGTCATTGGAGGAACTTTAGTTAATTTATTGCAAACGGGAACTTTCGCAATTACCACTGCTAGTTTTAGTCTTCCTGGTCTGTTCGTAGCGGTAATTGGTGCGATTATTGCAATTTTCTTGTACTACCAATTTACTCGCAGAGCATATTAA